A genomic region of Betaproteobacteria bacterium contains the following coding sequences:
- a CDS encoding indole-3-glycerol-phosphate synthase, whose protein sequence is MMRLTESIRQRQREGLLPVLSEIKVRSPKDGDLLRGRTPEALARVMGSCAIAGLSVVTELREFGGGLALIPRVLPHITVPVLRKDFVGGIEDIEATAAVGAACMLLTVCKLSDAQLAGFHEAAHRLGLETLVETHSAEEMARVVRLGITPDILGINNRDIQVLETDHGDVSLTEHLAAHAPPGSLLLSESSIRGPEDARRARDAGADAVLVGTSILLAHDPAQAIGALLAVGWR, encoded by the coding sequence GTGATGCGCCTCACCGAGTCGATCCGGCAGCGGCAGCGAGAGGGGCTGCTGCCGGTTCTCTCCGAGATCAAGGTGCGCTCGCCGAAGGACGGCGATTTGTTGCGCGGGCGCACGCCCGAGGCGCTGGCACGCGTGATGGGCAGCTGCGCGATCGCGGGGCTCTCGGTGGTAACGGAGCTGCGGGAGTTCGGCGGCGGCCTCGCGTTGATTCCACGCGTGCTGCCACACATCACCGTGCCCGTGCTGCGCAAGGACTTCGTAGGAGGCATCGAGGATATCGAAGCCACTGCCGCCGTCGGCGCCGCATGCATGCTGCTCACCGTGTGCAAGCTCAGCGACGCCCAGCTCGCCGGGTTCCACGAGGCCGCCCACCGCTTGGGACTCGAAACGCTGGTCGAGACGCACTCGGCCGAGGAGATGGCGCGCGTGGTGAGGCTCGGTATCACACCCGACATCCTGGGCATAAACAATCGCGACATTCAGGTGCTGGAGACCGATCATGGCGACGTCTCGCTTACCGAGCATCTGGCCGCTCATGCGCCTCCGGGTTCGCTGCTGCTCAGCGAAAGCTCGATCCGCGGGCCAGAAGATGCACGCCGGGCGCGTGATGCGGGAGCTGATGCGGTCCTGGTCGGTACTTCGATATTGCTTGCCCACGACCCGGCGCAGGCGATCGGCGCGCTCTTGGCTGTCGGCTGGCGGTGA